From the genome of Flavobacterium luteolum, one region includes:
- a CDS encoding DUF695 domain-containing protein translates to MGFLDKILGKKEALIQSNADFWNWFLKNEKDFFKIVKDRQNIHQDFFEKLAPKLDEIHSGIYFLTGMLDDNTVELILTPDGAIRNIYAIEELVNAAPKIEGWKITALKPASEIQDIGIDYEGFQFNKDNLRFYPNVHEGYPDEIDLTVIYDEFVEEKRQVIANGVYIFLDNYLGELHSVTLIDNMKIEGSNAISEELIPIEKLRDYLIWREKEFVEKYEGTRHNTENDSYANFEGKKQDGSIVLALINTTLIQWDKKASHPWIFIVTIPFDDCDNSGLPDEKTYKLLDSIEEEIIQILPDSDGYLNIGRETADNKREIFFACKDFRKPTKVADDLIKEYNGVFEISYEIYKDKYWQTFRHFEPR, encoded by the coding sequence ATGGGTTTTCTCGATAAAATATTGGGCAAAAAAGAAGCTTTAATACAATCTAATGCAGACTTCTGGAATTGGTTTTTAAAAAATGAAAAAGATTTTTTTAAAATCGTAAAAGACAGACAAAACATTCATCAAGATTTTTTTGAAAAACTGGCGCCAAAGCTTGATGAAATTCACAGCGGAATATATTTCTTGACTGGAATGTTAGATGATAATACAGTCGAGTTAATCTTAACGCCAGACGGAGCAATTAGAAATATTTATGCAATTGAAGAATTGGTAAATGCAGCTCCTAAAATTGAAGGCTGGAAAATTACTGCACTAAAACCAGCATCGGAAATTCAAGATATAGGAATCGATTACGAAGGATTCCAATTCAATAAAGACAATTTGAGATTTTATCCAAACGTCCATGAAGGATATCCAGACGAAATAGACTTAACGGTTATTTATGATGAATTCGTTGAAGAAAAACGACAGGTAATAGCAAACGGTGTTTATATTTTCTTAGACAATTATTTAGGAGAACTACATTCTGTTACTTTGATTGATAACATGAAAATAGAGGGTTCTAATGCCATTTCAGAAGAATTAATTCCGATCGAAAAATTAAGAGATTACCTAATTTGGAGAGAAAAGGAATTCGTTGAAAAATATGAAGGTACGAGGCATAATACAGAAAATGACAGCTATGCTAATTTTGAAGGTAAAAAACAAGATGGTTCAATAGTTTTAGCTTTAATTAATACCACATTAATTCAGTGGGATAAAAAAGCATCACATCCATGGATTTTTATTGTGACGATTCCGTTTGACGACTGCGATAATAGCGGGCTTCCAGATGAAAAAACGTATAAATTATTAGATAGTATTGAAGAAGAAATAATACAAATTTTACCTGATTCTGATGGGTATTTGAACATTGGGAGAGAAACGGCTGACAACAAAAGAGAAATCTTTTTTGCTTGCAAAGATTTCAGAAAACCAACCAAAGTAGCCGATGACTTAATAAAAGAATACAATGGGGTTTTTGAAATTAGCTACGAAATTTATAAAGACAAATATTGGCAGACATTTAGACATTTTGAGCCAAGATAA
- a CDS encoding aminotransferase class I/II-fold pyridoxal phosphate-dependent enzyme, whose amino-acid sequence MKNFNPADKIQDLQYFGEFGGVNPSISDSSTYTFLSAKTMFDTFEGNMEGCYLYSRHSSPSNLYLDQALAAMEGTETANVSASGMGAITPTLLQLCGAGDHIVSSRTIYGGTYAFLKNFTPRFGIETSFVDITKLDVVEAAITSKTKVLYCETVSNPLLEVANIAGLAEIAKKHNLKLVVDNTFSPLSVSPAKLGADIVIHSLTKYINGSSDTVGGVTCASKEFINSLKNVNSGASMLLGPTMDSLRSASVMKNLRTLHIRIKQHSHNAHYLADQFEKDGLKTVYPGLKSHPSHELYKTMINPEYGFGGMLTIDVGTLEKANELMELMQERNLGYLAVSLGFYKTLFSAPGTSTSSEIPLEEQKEMGLTDGLIRFSIGLDNDIDRTYEMMKQCMVELGILNAGKIHKEVFTEIR is encoded by the coding sequence ATGAAAAACTTCAATCCAGCAGATAAAATTCAGGATTTGCAATATTTTGGCGAATTTGGCGGTGTAAATCCGTCGATTTCTGATTCTTCGACTTATACTTTTCTTTCGGCTAAAACCATGTTTGATACTTTTGAAGGTAATATGGAAGGCTGTTATTTATATTCTCGCCATTCTTCACCAAGTAATTTATATTTAGATCAGGCTTTAGCGGCGATGGAAGGAACAGAAACCGCAAACGTTTCGGCTTCTGGAATGGGCGCAATCACTCCTACTCTTTTACAATTGTGCGGTGCGGGCGACCATATTGTTTCGAGCAGAACTATTTATGGCGGAACTTATGCTTTCCTAAAAAACTTTACTCCAAGATTTGGTATCGAAACAAGCTTCGTTGACATCACAAAATTGGACGTTGTTGAAGCTGCAATTACTTCTAAAACTAAAGTTTTGTATTGCGAAACGGTTAGCAATCCTCTTTTGGAGGTTGCAAATATTGCAGGCTTGGCAGAAATTGCGAAAAAACATAATTTGAAATTGGTTGTAGATAATACATTTTCACCTTTATCTGTTTCTCCTGCAAAGTTGGGTGCTGATATCGTAATTCATAGTTTAACAAAATACATTAACGGAAGCAGTGATACAGTTGGCGGTGTAACTTGTGCTTCAAAGGAATTTATTAATTCATTGAAAAATGTAAACTCTGGCGCAAGTATGCTTTTAGGTCCAACAATGGATAGTTTGCGTTCGGCAAGTGTGATGAAAAACTTGAGAACACTTCATATCCGTATTAAACAGCACAGTCATAATGCGCATTATTTGGCTGATCAATTTGAAAAAGACGGTTTAAAAACGGTTTACCCAGGTTTAAAAAGTCATCCAAGTCACGAATTGTATAAAACGATGATTAATCCTGAATATGGTTTTGGGGGAATGTTGACGATTGATGTTGGAACTTTAGAAAAAGCCAATGAATTGATGGAATTAATGCAGGAAAGAAATCTTGGTTATCTGGCTGTAAGTTTAGGTTTTTATAAAACGTTATTCAGCGCTCCGGGAACCTCAACTTCGAGCGAAATTCCGTTAGAAGAACAGAAAGAGATGGGATTGACAGATGGTTTGATTCGTTTTTCTATTGGTTTGGATAATGATATTGACCGTACTTACGAAATGATGAAACAATGTATGGTTGAACTTGGAATTTTGAATGCTGGAAAGATTCACAAAGAAGTTTTCACAGAGATTCGCTAA
- a CDS encoding Lrp/AsnC family transcriptional regulator — translation MTLDATDKKLLVLLQTDSKKTTKELSLKLDLSVTAVYERIKKLEREGIIKNYVALVDKSKIEKGFVVFCHLKLIQHTKEFLTKFESEVIKLNEVLECHHVSGDYDYILKVLVKDMEAYREFLVTKLTSLQHIGSTQSMFMISEVKNSTVISF, via the coding sequence ATGACTTTAGACGCTACAGATAAAAAACTCTTGGTTTTACTTCAAACTGACAGTAAAAAAACAACCAAAGAATTATCCTTAAAACTGGATCTTTCTGTTACAGCAGTATATGAAAGAATTAAAAAATTAGAGCGTGAAGGCATAATTAAAAACTATGTTGCCTTAGTCGATAAATCCAAAATTGAGAAAGGATTTGTGGTTTTCTGCCATTTAAAATTGATCCAGCATACCAAAGAATTCCTAACCAAATTTGAAAGCGAAGTCATCAAGTTAAACGAAGTTTTGGAGTGCCATCACGTAAGCGGCGATTACGATTATATTCTGAAAGTTTTAGTAAAAGATATGGAGGCGTACAGGGAATTTTTAGTAACAAAACTGACTTCATTACAACATATTGGAAGCACACAAAGTATGTTTATGATTAGTGAAGTGAAGAATTCTACGGTGATTTCTTTTTAA
- the lpdA gene encoding dihydrolipoyl dehydrogenase, with protein sequence MSSFDVVIIGSGPGGYVSAIRCAQLGFKTAIVEKYNSLGGTCLNVGCIPSKALLSSSHHYAEIAHFADHGIEVSGDVKINLEKMIARKQAVVDQTVGGINYLMDKNKIAVFNGLGSFVDATHIAIAKADGTSETIEAKYTVIATGSKPSSLPFIKIDKERIITSTEALALKEVPKHLVIIGGGVIGIELGQVYLRLGAQVSVVEFMDRIIPGMDGALSKELTKVLKKQGMKFYVSHKVKSVERNGDAVVVQAENAKGETITLEGDYSLVSVGRRPYTDGLNADKAGVKISDRGQVEVNDHLQTNVPNIYAIGDVVRGAMLAHKAEEEGVMVAEILAGQKPHIDYNLIPGVVYTWPEVAAVGQTEEQLKAAGVKYKSGSFPFKALGRARASADLDGFVKILADEKTDEVLGVHMIGARTADLIAEAVTAMEFKASAEDISRMSHAHPTFAEAVKEAALAATENRALHV encoded by the coding sequence ATGAGTTCATTTGACGTAGTCATTATAGGTTCAGGTCCTGGAGGATATGTATCAGCAATTCGTTGCGCACAATTAGGTTTCAAAACGGCAATTGTAGAAAAATATAATTCATTAGGTGGAACTTGCCTTAATGTAGGTTGTATTCCTTCAAAAGCATTATTATCTTCTTCTCATCATTATGCTGAAATTGCTCATTTTGCAGATCACGGAATTGAAGTTTCAGGAGATGTAAAAATCAATTTAGAGAAAATGATCGCACGCAAACAAGCTGTTGTAGATCAAACAGTAGGTGGAATCAACTACCTAATGGATAAAAATAAAATTGCTGTTTTCAATGGTTTAGGTTCTTTCGTAGATGCAACGCACATTGCTATTGCAAAAGCTGACGGAACGTCTGAAACTATCGAAGCAAAATATACTGTAATCGCTACAGGATCAAAACCATCTTCTTTACCATTCATCAAAATTGATAAAGAAAGAATCATCACTTCTACTGAAGCTTTAGCTTTAAAAGAAGTTCCAAAACACTTAGTAATTATTGGTGGTGGAGTTATCGGAATTGAGCTTGGACAAGTTTACCTTCGTTTAGGGGCTCAGGTTTCTGTAGTTGAATTCATGGACAGAATCATTCCTGGAATGGACGGAGCTCTTTCTAAAGAATTGACTAAAGTGTTGAAAAAACAAGGAATGAAATTCTACGTTTCTCACAAAGTAAAATCAGTAGAAAGAAACGGCGACGCAGTTGTAGTTCAAGCTGAAAATGCAAAAGGAGAAACAATTACTCTTGAAGGAGATTATTCATTAGTTTCTGTTGGTCGTCGTCCTTACACAGACGGATTAAATGCTGACAAAGCTGGAGTGAAAATTTCAGACAGAGGACAAGTTGAAGTAAACGATCATTTACAAACTAATGTTCCAAATATCTATGCAATCGGTGACGTTGTTCGTGGAGCAATGTTAGCACATAAAGCAGAGGAAGAAGGAGTAATGGTTGCTGAAATCTTAGCAGGTCAAAAACCACATATCGATTATAACTTAATTCCTGGTGTAGTTTATACTTGGCCAGAAGTTGCAGCAGTTGGACAAACTGAAGAGCAATTGAAAGCGGCAGGAGTAAAATACAAATCTGGAAGTTTCCCATTCAAAGCTTTAGGACGTGCAAGAGCAAGTGCTGACTTAGATGGATTCGTAAAAATCTTAGCTGACGAAAAAACAGATGAGGTTTTAGGAGTTCACATGATTGGTGCCCGTACAGCAGATTTAATTGCTGAAGCGGTTACTGCAATGGAATTCAAAGCTTCTGCTGAAGATATTTCTAGAATGAGCCACGCGCACCCAACTTTCGCGGAAGCGGTAAAAGAAGCAGCTTTGGCGGCAACTGAAAATAGAGCTTTACACGTATAA
- a CDS encoding lipocalin family protein, with protein sequence MKTKYVVPVLIGAGIGIALYSCGGGIPNKAKAVTNFDSAKYLGKWYEIARLDYKWERDLNNVTAEYSLNEDKTIKVDNKGYNVKKDKWEQSVGKARFVKKDNIGMLKVSFFGPFYSGYNVVAIDSDYKYALVAGESLKYMWILSREKTIPESIKADFLIKAQEIGYKVTDLVWVKHDKTN encoded by the coding sequence ATGAAAACTAAATATGTAGTTCCAGTTTTGATTGGAGCAGGAATCGGAATCGCGTTGTACTCATGTGGAGGAGGAATTCCAAATAAAGCAAAAGCTGTAACAAACTTTGACAGCGCAAAATATCTTGGAAAATGGTACGAAATTGCCAGATTAGATTACAAATGGGAAAGAGATTTGAATAATGTAACTGCCGAGTATTCTTTGAACGAAGATAAAACTATAAAAGTCGATAATAAGGGCTATAATGTCAAAAAAGACAAATGGGAACAAAGTGTCGGGAAAGCTAGATTTGTCAAAAAGGACAATATTGGTATGCTGAAAGTCTCATTTTTTGGTCCTTTTTATTCTGGTTACAATGTCGTAGCAATCGATTCTGATTACAAATATGCACTTGTAGCTGGAGAAAGTTTAAAATACATGTGGATACTTTCTAGAGAAAAAACAATTCCGGAAAGTATAAAAGCAGATTTTCTTATCAAGGCTCAAGAAATTGGGTATAAAGTAACCGATTTAGTTTGGGTAAAACATGATAAGACAAATTAA
- a CDS encoding DoxX family membrane protein: MKIATIIVRVLIGLLLLFASISYFFHLMPEPETTGDFKAFNVGLMASTYLMPLAKSIELLCGIAFVTGRYVTLANILILPITVNILFINYFLAPDGLPIAALLFLGNLFLIYRYWDNYKSVFTA; encoded by the coding sequence ATGAAAATTGCCACAATTATTGTCCGCGTTTTAATCGGTCTTTTGCTGCTTTTCGCCTCTATCAGTTATTTTTTCCATCTTATGCCTGAGCCAGAAACTACAGGAGACTTTAAAGCCTTTAATGTTGGTTTAATGGCTTCTACGTATTTAATGCCTTTAGCAAAATCTATCGAATTGCTTTGTGGAATTGCATTTGTAACTGGGCGTTATGTAACTTTAGCAAACATCTTGATCTTACCGATTACGGTAAATATTTTGTTTATCAATTATTTCCTTGCGCCAGATGGCCTGCCTATTGCGGCTCTTCTTTTTCTAGGAAATTTATTCTTGATCTACAGATACTGGGATAATTACAAAAGTGTTTTTACTGCCTAA
- a CDS encoding anthranilate synthase component I family protein, which produces MRVSIRKNIANPKLFKEQLLSWAQQFREVVFLDSNSYPQQYSSFDCILAVDAFTSLKTDYFNAFEDLKQYQQNTKDWLFGYLSYDLKNDIENLQSNNFDGLDFPDLFFFQPKKVFILKGNELEIQYLMLCDDEVEEDFNDIVENQTETFVTLSGVEVKQRISKELYVEKVNKMLHHIHIGDMYEANFCMEFYAENAVINPLEKFQKLNEISQAPFSVFFKNYKQYLLSASPERYLKKVGDKIISQPIKGTSKRFADPIEDEKSKNILASDAKERAENIMITDLVRNDLSHTSQKGSVEVEELCGIYSFLQVHQMISTITSKLDSKFSVVDVLKTTFPMGSMTGAPKISVMEIVERIEETKRGLYSGAVGYFTPEGDFDFNVVIRSILYNQENKYVSFSVGSAITSLSVPEKEYEECLLKAKAMHEVLQ; this is translated from the coding sequence TTGAGAGTTTCAATCCGTAAAAATATTGCCAATCCGAAACTGTTTAAAGAACAGCTTTTAAGTTGGGCGCAGCAATTTCGCGAAGTCGTTTTTTTAGACAGTAATTCTTATCCGCAGCAGTATTCTAGCTTTGACTGCATATTGGCAGTAGATGCTTTTACCTCTTTAAAAACAGATTATTTTAATGCTTTTGAAGATTTAAAACAATATCAGCAAAACACAAAAGACTGGCTTTTTGGATATCTTTCTTATGATTTGAAGAATGATATTGAAAACCTTCAATCGAATAATTTTGATGGTTTGGACTTTCCCGATTTGTTTTTCTTTCAGCCTAAGAAGGTTTTTATTCTAAAGGGAAATGAACTTGAAATTCAATATTTAATGCTTTGTGATGATGAGGTTGAAGAAGATTTTAATGACATAGTCGAAAATCAAACTGAAACATTTGTCACACTGAGCGGAGTCGAAGTGAAGCAACGTATTTCGAAAGAATTATATGTTGAAAAAGTAAATAAAATGCTTCATCATATTCATATTGGGGATATGTACGAAGCAAATTTCTGTATGGAATTTTATGCCGAGAATGCTGTTATAAATCCGTTAGAAAAGTTTCAGAAATTGAATGAGATTTCACAAGCCCCTTTTTCGGTTTTCTTTAAAAATTACAAGCAATATTTGCTTTCTGCTTCACCAGAACGTTATCTGAAAAAAGTGGGAGATAAGATTATTTCGCAACCAATTAAAGGAACTTCTAAGCGTTTTGCAGATCCGATTGAGGATGAAAAATCAAAAAATATTTTAGCTTCTGATGCTAAAGAACGAGCAGAAAACATTATGATAACCGATTTAGTACGAAATGATTTGTCACATACGTCACAAAAAGGCTCGGTTGAGGTTGAAGAACTCTGTGGTATTTATTCGTTTTTGCAAGTGCATCAGATGATTTCTACAATCACTTCAAAATTAGATTCAAAATTTTCGGTTGTAGATGTTTTGAAAACAACTTTTCCAATGGGGAGCATGACAGGAGCTCCAAAGATTTCAGTAATGGAAATTGTCGAAAGAATAGAAGAAACCAAAAGAGGATTATACAGCGGTGCGGTTGGTTATTTTACTCCTGAAGGGGATTTTGATTTTAATGTCGTAATCAGAAGTATTTTATACAATCAGGAAAATAAATATGTTTCTTTCTCGGTTGGAAGTGCCATAACATCGCTTTCAGTTCCAGAAAAAGAATATGAAGAATGTTTGCTAAAGGCAAAGGCAATGCACGAAGTTTTGCAGTAA
- the tilS gene encoding tRNA lysidine(34) synthetase TilS, with product MFLKFQNHIVSRFSFLAEKKLFLAVSGGLDSMVLLHLMNQLPYEIAVLHCNFQLRGLESFGDQEFIQKYCDQNNIPIFTTHFDTEAFAKDYKLSTQVAARELRYSWFYELLEEENFDYILTAHHADDNLETFIINLTRGTGLEGLTGIPEQNDKIIRPLLPFSREEILKYAEENNIEWREDSSNASTKYLRNKIRHNLVPVLKEINPNFLDAFQKTQSFLQESKEMVEDASIIVYQQVAKEVGDDIHFDLDQLKKLPNYKSYLYQWLKEFGFSAWNDIYDLVESQSGKQVFSEEFRLLKNREILILSPLSETSEKDEYEISENDTEVNFPLKMSLCNVGHTTFGSNKVIFVDSDKIHYPLILRKWKEGDVFQPFGMRGKSKKVSKLFKDEKLSLIEKEKTWILCSDNQIVWVVGMRQDERFKIEKATNKILKIELQ from the coding sequence ATGTTTTTAAAATTTCAAAATCATATCGTTTCAAGATTTTCCTTTTTAGCCGAAAAAAAGCTTTTTCTGGCTGTAAGCGGTGGATTAGACAGTATGGTTTTGCTGCATTTAATGAATCAACTGCCGTATGAAATTGCAGTTTTGCATTGCAATTTTCAGCTTCGCGGATTAGAAAGTTTCGGGGATCAGGAATTTATTCAGAAGTATTGTGATCAAAATAATATTCCAATTTTCACCACTCATTTTGATACAGAAGCTTTTGCTAAAGATTATAAATTATCTACGCAAGTTGCAGCAAGAGAACTTCGATACAGCTGGTTTTATGAATTATTAGAAGAAGAAAACTTCGATTATATTCTAACTGCGCATCACGCTGATGACAATTTGGAAACTTTCATAATCAATTTAACTCGCGGAACGGGATTAGAAGGATTAACAGGAATTCCAGAACAAAACGATAAAATAATCCGTCCGTTGCTTCCTTTTTCGAGAGAAGAAATCTTGAAATATGCAGAGGAAAACAATATCGAATGGCGAGAAGACAGCAGTAATGCATCGACTAAATATTTACGAAATAAAATTCGCCATAATTTAGTTCCTGTTTTAAAAGAAATCAATCCGAATTTTTTGGATGCTTTTCAGAAAACACAATCCTTTCTTCAAGAATCAAAAGAAATGGTCGAAGATGCATCGATCATTGTTTATCAGCAAGTAGCAAAAGAAGTTGGTGATGATATTCATTTCGATTTAGATCAGCTAAAAAAACTTCCTAATTATAAATCATATTTGTATCAATGGCTGAAAGAATTTGGTTTTTCGGCATGGAATGATATTTATGATTTGGTTGAAAGCCAATCTGGGAAACAGGTATTTTCAGAAGAGTTTAGGTTGTTGAAAAATAGAGAAATATTGATTTTGAGTCCGCTTTCTGAAACATCAGAAAAAGACGAATATGAAATTAGTGAAAACGATACAGAAGTTAATTTTCCCTTAAAAATGAGTCTTTGTAACGTAGGTCACACAACATTCGGTTCAAATAAAGTTATATTTGTCGATTCCGATAAAATCCACTACCCTTTGATATTACGTAAATGGAAAGAGGGAGATGTTTTTCAGCCTTTTGGGATGCGAGGAAAGTCAAAAAAAGTTAGCAAACTTTTTAAAGATGAAAAGCTATCCTTGATCGAAAAGGAAAAAACATGGATTTTATGTTCTGACAATCAAATTGTCTGGGTAGTCGGAATGAGACAGGACGAACGTTTTAAAATAGAAAAAGCCACAAATAAAATACTTAAAATAGAATTACAATAA
- a CDS encoding protein-disulfide reductase DsbD family protein, producing MNFTQAHQSITSKSIWNKINVFLLFFFFALASNAQILEPVKWTSKMEKKGDKVILIFDGTIEKDWHMYSQFTPDGGPLALEISFKNQKGNYELVGKAKEGKTRTAFNDVFGVDETFFEGKAHIEQEIKIINPNLKTVDVEFDFQVCKEVCINSNKKFSIAVPSTFKMDEGPVVAEAKLDETKVVGLAVDTVKKEEAVQPKVEKTAETAKEEIPASAPSRSLWSIFFIAFLSGFAALLTPCVFPMIPMTVSFFTKQSKSRAKGIRNAIIYGFSIIAIYVILGLIVTKIFGADALNALSTDVWFNLIFFVILVIFATSFLGAFEIMLPNSWANKADQQADKGGLIGILFMALALAIVSFSCTGPIVGTLLVEAASNGGIAPIVGMLGFSLALALPFMLFAMFPGWLNSLPKSGGWLNTVKVVLGFLELALAFKFLSNADLVLQLHFLEREVFIAIWIAIFGAMTLYLFGKITLPHDSPTNHISVGRLYLGLLTFVFTMYLIPGLWGAPLKLISAFPPPPQYSESPFGVGGSGNGTVSSESIKGLPEGAELGPHGIMVFHDYEDGLAYAKEIKKPIMLDFTGYACVNCRKMENNVWSDPSVLPILKNDVVLISLYVDDKRELPKEKQFTTASGDKIITVGDKWTDFMISKYKTNTQPLYVITDLEGNNLNSTKPTISYVSTEEYLQWLKEGISNFK from the coding sequence ATGAACTTTACTCAAGCCCATCAGTCGATAACTTCGAAAAGTATCTGGAATAAAATCAACGTTTTTTTACTCTTTTTCTTTTTTGCATTAGCAAGTAACGCTCAAATATTAGAACCAGTAAAATGGACTTCTAAAATGGAGAAAAAAGGAGATAAAGTTATTTTGATTTTTGATGGAACGATCGAAAAAGACTGGCACATGTATTCTCAGTTTACGCCAGATGGCGGGCCACTTGCATTGGAAATTTCGTTTAAAAACCAAAAAGGAAATTACGAGTTAGTTGGAAAAGCCAAAGAAGGCAAAACAAGAACAGCTTTTAACGATGTTTTTGGTGTAGACGAAACTTTTTTTGAAGGCAAAGCACATATCGAACAAGAGATAAAAATCATAAACCCAAATTTAAAAACGGTAGATGTAGAGTTTGATTTTCAGGTTTGTAAAGAGGTTTGTATTAATTCAAATAAAAAATTCTCGATTGCAGTTCCTTCAACTTTTAAAATGGATGAAGGTCCAGTTGTAGCAGAGGCAAAATTAGATGAAACAAAAGTTGTTGGTTTGGCGGTTGATACCGTTAAAAAAGAAGAAGCTGTACAGCCAAAAGTAGAGAAAACGGCTGAAACTGCAAAAGAAGAAATTCCTGCATCAGCGCCTTCAAGAAGTTTGTGGTCAATATTTTTTATTGCCTTTTTATCAGGTTTTGCGGCATTGTTAACGCCTTGCGTTTTTCCAATGATTCCGATGACAGTAAGTTTCTTTACTAAGCAAAGTAAAAGCCGTGCAAAAGGAATTAGAAATGCGATTATTTACGGATTTTCGATCATTGCAATTTATGTGATTTTAGGTCTTATTGTAACTAAAATATTCGGTGCAGATGCTCTAAATGCCTTGTCAACAGATGTTTGGTTTAATCTGATTTTCTTTGTGATTTTGGTCATTTTTGCAACTTCATTTTTGGGAGCTTTCGAAATTATGCTTCCAAATTCATGGGCTAATAAAGCCGATCAGCAGGCAGATAAAGGCGGTTTAATCGGAATATTGTTTATGGCTTTGGCTTTGGCAATTGTATCATTTTCTTGTACAGGACCAATTGTTGGAACTTTATTGGTTGAAGCGGCTTCAAATGGAGGAATTGCCCCAATTGTTGGAATGTTAGGATTCTCTTTAGCATTAGCGCTTCCGTTTATGTTATTTGCAATGTTCCCAGGGTGGTTAAATTCTTTGCCAAAATCTGGAGGATGGCTAAATACTGTAAAAGTGGTTTTAGGATTTTTAGAACTAGCTTTAGCATTCAAATTCTTATCAAATGCTGATTTGGTTTTACAATTGCATTTCTTAGAAAGAGAAGTATTTATCGCAATCTGGATTGCTATTTTCGGAGCAATGACGTTGTATTTGTTCGGAAAAATTACTTTGCCTCACGATAGTCCGACAAATCATATTTCTGTTGGAAGATTGTATTTAGGATTATTGACATTTGTGTTTACGATGTATTTAATTCCTGGACTTTGGGGAGCGCCTTTAAAATTAATTAGTGCATTCCCGCCGCCTCCGCAATACAGCGAAAGTCCGTTTGGAGTAGGAGGTTCAGGAAACGGAACAGTTTCTTCTGAATCAATTAAAGGACTTCCAGAAGGAGCTGAATTAGGTCCGCACGGAATTATGGTTTTCCACGATTACGAAGATGGTTTAGCTTACGCAAAAGAAATCAAAAAGCCCATTATGCTTGATTTTACAGGTTATGCTTGTGTAAATTGCAGAAAAATGGAGAACAATGTTTGGTCAGATCCATCTGTTTTACCAATTCTTAAAAATGATGTAGTTTTAATTTCTCTTTACGTTGATGATAAACGTGAATTGCCAAAAGAGAAACAATTTACAACAGCATCAGGAGACAAAATCATTACGGTTGGAGATAAATGGACAGATTTTATGATTTCTAAATATAAAACCAATACACAGCCTTTGTATGTGATTACAGATTTAGAAGGAAATAATTTGAATAGCACAAAGCCAACAATTAGTTATGTGAGTACAGAAGAATATCTGCAGTGGCTGAAAGAAGGGATTTCGAATTTTAAGTAA